A genomic window from Lotus japonicus ecotype B-129 chromosome 1, LjGifu_v1.2 includes:
- the LOC130731622 gene encoding uncharacterized protein LOC130731622 yields MGKADEKNSSAKLIGFGLEKNQCPVGTVPIRRTTKEDLIRGKSLFNYPILTTGQPGTHIAEVTYGPFGFKRFYGASGSGSLWNPKVNHDQTSNSHMWVQNGQGDGTNKITVGWHVSPKLYGDYETHIYTTWTSDNFKRTGCYNLQCPGFVQIDRQLHVGIATKTSTYGGDTEELDFSLSQDPSTQNWWVTIEHKNIGYFPAALFTNMKWVDRVGWGGTTTTPAGTPSPPMGSGHFPDRIYEHTCYFRYMSYKDESRKDYGPEENVAKSFSDKPNCFGVDYYGNKGSQVGFSVQFGGPGGLCGN; encoded by the exons ATGGGAAAAGCTGATGAGAAAAATTCAAGCGCTAAACTTATTGGATTTGGGCTTGAGAAAAATCAATGTCCAGTTGGAACTGTTCCTATTCGGAGGACAACAAAAGAAGATCTCATACGAGGAAAATCACTATTTAACTATCCCATTTTGACAACAGGCCAACCAGGCACTCAT ATTGCCGAAGTAACTTATGGACCATTCGGATTTAAACGTTTTTATGGAGCTAGTGGATCTGGTAGCCTTTGGAATCCAAAAGTTAACCATGATCAAACAAGCAACTCTCATATGTGGGTTCAAAATGGACAGGGAGATGGTACTAATAAAATCACTGTTGGGTGGCAT GTGTCTCCAAAATTATACGGTGATTATGAAACTCACATTTATACAACATGGACG TCTGACAATTTCAAGAGGACTGGATGCTACAATCTTCAATGTCCAGGTTTCGTTCAGATAGACAGACAACTTCATGTTGGTATAGCGACTAAAACATCTACCTACGGTGGAGATACCGAAGAGCTCGACTTTTCTCTTTCACAG GACCCAAGCACACAAAATTGGTGGGTGACCATCGAACATAAGAACATTGGATATTTTCCAGCAGCTTTATTTACCAACATGAAGTGGGTTGATAGAGTAGGATGGGGTGGGACAACCACAACTCCTGCGGGTACTCCTAGTCCTCCAATGGGATCTGGGCATTTTCCTGACCGTATCTATGAACATACATGTTATTTTCGATATATGTCATATAAGGATGAATCAAGAAAGGATTATGGACCTGAAGAAAATGTGGCAAAGTCATTCTCAGACAAACCTAATTGCTTTGGTGTTGATTACTACGGGAATAAAGGATCACAAGTTGGATTTTCCGTCCAATTTGGAGGACCTGGTGGTTTATGTGGCAATTGA
- the LOC130727657 gene encoding uncharacterized protein LOC130727657: MAGFTTLPRGSITNFRDFSSKFLVQISASKTKQVTIEDLYNVRQSEGETLKQYVRRFSAASVKIEESEPNTCARAFKNGLQPGKLNSKLSRKPAKSMAEVRAQANTYILDEEDDAFKQRRAKVEKDGEQRDVSPEDKPSKEKAEGSRRRDRKVRTGEKAPRESLYPKKENFERRRPWLQADPRRREEAGKSLNAHLTELLREVKATHAVEEGERGTDPPQATTDKTKWCEYHRSAGHDTGDCFTLKNEIKQAGRS, encoded by the coding sequence ATGGCGGGGTTCACGACTCTACCACGAGGATCCATCACGAACTTTCGTGACTTCTCATCCAAATTCCTTGTCCAAATCTCGGCGAGCAAAACTAAGCAGGTGACGATTGAAGATTTGTACAACGTGCGTCAATCTGAAGGTGAGACTTTGAAACAATATGTGAGGCGGTTCAGCGCTGCATCAGTAAAGATAGAGGAATCCGAGCCAAATACATGTGCCCGCGCCTTTAAAAACGGATTGCAACCAGGGAAGTTAAATAGTAAATTGAGTCGAAAGCCAGCCAAGTCAATGGCGGAGGTGCGAGCCCAGGCGAACACGTACATACTTGACGAGGAGGATGACGCTTTTAAGCAGAGACGCGCGAAGGTAGAGAAGGATGGCGAACAGAGGGACGTGTCACCAGAAGACAAGCCGAGCAAGGAGAAAGCAGAGGGGAGCAGAAGACGGGACAGAAAGGTTCGAACTGGGGAAAAGGCACCGAGGGAATCTTTGTATcccaaaaaggaaaattttgagCGGCGTCGGCCCTGGCTTCAGGCTGACCCTCGTCGCCGAGAGGAGGCGGGGAAAAGCTTGAACGCCCACCTGACAGAGCTGCTGCGTGAAGTTAAGGCGACGCACGCAGTTGAGGAGGGCGAAAGAGGGACTGACCCGCCGCAGGCAACGACAGACAAGaccaagtggtgtgagtaccaccgtTCAGCAGGACATGACACGGGGGACTGCTTTACTCTGAAGAATGAAATCAAGCAGGCCGGTCGCAGCTGA